The Girardinichthys multiradiatus isolate DD_20200921_A chromosome 6, DD_fGirMul_XY1, whole genome shotgun sequence genome window below encodes:
- the eif4e2 gene encoding eukaryotic translation initiation factor 4E type 2 isoform X1 produces the protein MNNKFDALKDDDSGDHEQDQGSPKDSEKEKPEEEEKEQIIIKKKMVVPGPGEHPLQYNYTFWYSRRTPGRPASTQSYEQNIKQIGSFASVEQFWRFYSHMIRPGDLTGHSDFHLFKEGIKPMWEDDANKMGGKWIIRLRKGLASRCWENLILAMLGEQFMVGEEICGAVVSVRFQEDIISIWNKTASDQGTTARIRDTLRRVLNLPPNTIMEYKTHTDSINYCSCKIIVSRAAKQRTADQSMGRLPWSGEC, from the exons atgaacaacaAATTTGATGC GCTGAAAGACGATGACAGTGGAGATCACGAGCAGGATCAAGGCTCACCGAAAGACAGTGAAAAGGAAAAACCTGAAGAAGAGGAAAAGGAACAGATcattataaagaaaaaa ATGGTGGTTCCAGGGCCAGGAGAGCATCCCCTTCAATACAACTACACGTTCTGGTACTCAAGACGTACCCCAGGGAGACCAGCCAGCACTCAGAGCTACGAGCAGAACATCAAACAGATCGGCAGCTTCGCTTCG GTGGAGCAGTTTTGGCGTTTCTATAGCCACATGATCCGGCCTGGTGACCTCACAGGTCACAGTGACTTCCACCTGTTTAAGGAAGGCATTAAGCCCATGTGGGAG gatGATGCCAATAAAATGGGTGGGAAGTGGATCATCCGCCTAAGGAAAGGCCTGGCATCTCGATGTTGGGAGAACCTGATCCTGGCCATGCTAGGGGAGCAGTTCATGGTAGGAGAGGAGATCTGTGGGGCTGTTGTGTCGGTACGCTTCCAG gAGGACATTATATCCATCTGGAACAAAACGGCAAGCGACCAGGGAACGACAGCCCGTATCAGAGACACGTTGCGCCGAGTCCTCAACCTGCCGCCCAACACCATCATGGAGTACAAGACACATACTGACAGCATTAA TTATTGCAGCTGCAAAATCATTGTGTCGAGAGCAGCTAAGCAACGCACAGCTGATCAG agcATGGGAAGACTTCCATGGTCTGGTGAATGCTAG
- the LOC124870584 gene encoding C-C motif chemokine 20-like: protein MAKLAVCVSALLLLLVVLSETSPPAPCCTRNYKKPIKIENLKNFTIQTDTDMCNINSIIFFTQKNKLICADPEMPWVIRAMDHLKKQH, encoded by the exons ATGGCAAAACTCGCTGTGTGCGTCTctgcgctgctgctgctgctcgtaGTGCTCAGTGAAACCA GTCCCCCGGCACCTTGCTGCAcaagaaattataaaaaaccaataaaaatagaGAATCTGAAAAACTTCACAATTCAAACCGACACAGACATGTGCAACATCAATTCAATAAT TTTCTTCactcagaaaaacaaacttatcTGTGCCGATCCTGAGATGCCTTGGGTCATCAGGGCCATGGATCATCTGAAAAA ACAGCACTGA
- the capn10 gene encoding calpain-10 isoform X2 encodes MCRCCPLASPSGVAASTGAPFSFSSGSTATGQRLRGSYEQLWAGQVSEALVDLTGGVAERWNLMGFGLKKEERRVEQDSDKVIRKKLDLNLLCCVKEECALSCSTHNTPGGLGELDQHHALTVMEWLDLRKVTGSEARLLRIRNPWGRCCWAGAWTWSGVGWSSLDPVCAAELQARTAEGEFWLDEAEFTSQFDDITVGYPISKDGHLKSVYTGTLLTHNHQLASRWIKGYSAGGSRNTSSYSSNPKFWLKVCEGGEVLVSLLQHRKHRNGEKYAQTAFEDSSNTKHQHYQAIALHMWKVEKKRFNLSRLLNKPPCASTHCHSYEREVVLCRQLGPGYYLLIPSTYQPGAEAHFLIRVFSSSPTSLSALKSPAPSLPLTADGEWETSYFRGLWVKGRTAGGSRNFQSYWQNPCFPFAVCDEPALTSGVSVRITLHQSRPDTDLHPIGFHVYKVLHSGSEQTGAKDEDPVASCTPHCYSQDISLACSLPPGSYTIVPSTYQPDCSANFTISLARRIHRKVVKSQETLGRAIHEVSHISVMKT; translated from the exons ATGTGCAGGTGTTGTCCCCTGGCCAGCCCCAGTGGGGTAGCAGCAAGTACAGGGGCTCCTTTCAGTTTCTCTTCTGGCAGCACGGCCACTGGACAGAG GCTTCGTGGTTCATATGAGCAACTGTGGGCCGGGCAGGTGTCGGAGGCTCTTGTGGACCTTACTGGTGGTGTCGCCGAGCGCTGGAATCTGATGGGGTTTGGTTTAAAGAAGGAAGAACGACGAGTAGAACAGGACAGCGATAAAGTCATAAGGAAAAAGCTGGATCTGAACCTTCTGTGCTGTGTGAAAGAAGAGTGTGCACTGAGCTGCTCCACCCACAACACCCCTGGAG GACTCGGTGAGCTGGATCAGCACCACGCTCTGACTGTGATGGAGTGGTTGGACTTAAGGAAAGTGACAGGGAGTGAAGCGCGGCTGCTCAGGATCAGAAATCCATGGGGACGATGCTGCTGGGCAGGTGCTTGGACGTGGAG TGGTGTTGGTTGGAGTTCCCTCGACCCAGTTTGTGCTGCAGAACTACAAGCCCGAACAGCAGAGGGTGAATTCTGGTTAGATGAGGCTGAGTTTACGTCCCAGTTTGATGACATCACAGTGGGATATCCTATTAGCAAAGATGGACACTTGAAGAGCGTTTACACAG GAACCCTTCTCACACACAACCATCAGCTGGCCAGCCGGTGGATTAAAGGCTACTCTGCTGGTGGAAGTCGAAACACCAGCAGCTACAGCAGCAATCCCAAGTTTTGGCTCAAAGTGTGCGAGGGAGGCGAGGTCCTCGTATCCTTGCTGCAGCATCGAAAACACAGAAACGGAGAAAAATACGCACAAACGGCCTTTGAGGACAGCAGTAACACAAAGCACCAGCATTACCAAGCTATTGCTCTACATATGTGGAAG GTGGAAAAGAAGCGTTTTAATCTGAGCCGGCTGTTAAACAAGCCGCCTTGTGCTTCTACACACTGCCATTCCTATGAGAGAGAGGTGGTCCTCTGCAGGCAGCTTGGGCCTGGATACTACCTCCTTATTCCTAGCACCTACCAGCCAGGAGCCGAGGCCCACTTCCTCATCcgggtcttttcctcctctccCACATCACTCAG TGCCCTAAAAAGCCCAGCACCCTCACTGCCACTGACGGCGGATGGCGAGTGGGAGACCAGTTACTTCCGTGGCTTGTGGGTAAAGGGAAggacagcaggaggaagcaggAACTTCCAGTCATACTGGCAGAACCCCTGCTTCCCTTTTGCAGTGTGTGATGAGCCAGCACTGACATCTGGAGTTAGTGTCAGGATTACCCTGCACCAGAGCCGCCCTGACACTGATTTACATCCCATTGGCTTCCATGTTTACAAG GTACTACATTCTGGATCAGAGCAGACAGGTGCCAAAGATGAGGACCCTGTGGCCAGTTGCACCCCACACTGTTACTCCCAGGATATCAGTCTGGCCTGCTCTCTTCCTCCTGGATCTTACACCATAGTGCCGTCCACTTATCAGCCAGACTGCTCAGCAAACTTCACAATCAGCCTGGCTCGCAGAATACACAG GAAAGTGGTGAAAAGTCAGGAGACGCTCGGGCGTGCCATTCACGAG GTCTCTCACATCTCTGTGATGAAAACCTAG
- the capn10 gene encoding calpain-10 isoform X3 — translation MNSSLCFSCCHSPSAFWVALLEKAYAKLRGSYEQLWAGQVSEALVDLTGGVAERWNLMGFGLKKEERRVEQDSDKVIRKKLDLNLLCCVKEECALSCSTHNTPGGLGELDQHHALTVMEWLDLRKVTGSEARLLRIRNPWGRCCWAGAWTWSGVGWSSLDPVCAAELQARTAEGEFWLDEAEFTSQFDDITVGYPISKDGHLKSVYTGTLLTHNHQLASRWIKGYSAGGSRNTSSYSSNPKFWLKVCEGGEVLVSLLQHRKHRNGEKYAQTAFEDSSNTKHQHYQAIALHMWKVEKKRFNLSRLLNKPPCASTHCHSYEREVVLCRQLGPGYYLLIPSTYQPGAEAHFLIRVFSSSPTSLSALKSPAPSLPLTADGEWETSYFRGLWVKGRTAGGSRNFQSYWQNPCFPFAVCDEPALTSGVSVRITLHQSRPDTDLHPIGFHVYKVLHSGSEQTGAKDEDPVASCTPHCYSQDISLACSLPPGSYTIVPSTYQPDCSANFTISLARRIHRKVVKSQETLGRAIHEVSHISVMKT, via the exons ATGAATTCCTCTCTCTGCTTCTCATGCTGCCACTCCCCCTCTGCCTTCTGGGTTGCATTGTTGGAGAAGGCCTATGCCAA GCTTCGTGGTTCATATGAGCAACTGTGGGCCGGGCAGGTGTCGGAGGCTCTTGTGGACCTTACTGGTGGTGTCGCCGAGCGCTGGAATCTGATGGGGTTTGGTTTAAAGAAGGAAGAACGACGAGTAGAACAGGACAGCGATAAAGTCATAAGGAAAAAGCTGGATCTGAACCTTCTGTGCTGTGTGAAAGAAGAGTGTGCACTGAGCTGCTCCACCCACAACACCCCTGGAG GACTCGGTGAGCTGGATCAGCACCACGCTCTGACTGTGATGGAGTGGTTGGACTTAAGGAAAGTGACAGGGAGTGAAGCGCGGCTGCTCAGGATCAGAAATCCATGGGGACGATGCTGCTGGGCAGGTGCTTGGACGTGGAG TGGTGTTGGTTGGAGTTCCCTCGACCCAGTTTGTGCTGCAGAACTACAAGCCCGAACAGCAGAGGGTGAATTCTGGTTAGATGAGGCTGAGTTTACGTCCCAGTTTGATGACATCACAGTGGGATATCCTATTAGCAAAGATGGACACTTGAAGAGCGTTTACACAG GAACCCTTCTCACACACAACCATCAGCTGGCCAGCCGGTGGATTAAAGGCTACTCTGCTGGTGGAAGTCGAAACACCAGCAGCTACAGCAGCAATCCCAAGTTTTGGCTCAAAGTGTGCGAGGGAGGCGAGGTCCTCGTATCCTTGCTGCAGCATCGAAAACACAGAAACGGAGAAAAATACGCACAAACGGCCTTTGAGGACAGCAGTAACACAAAGCACCAGCATTACCAAGCTATTGCTCTACATATGTGGAAG GTGGAAAAGAAGCGTTTTAATCTGAGCCGGCTGTTAAACAAGCCGCCTTGTGCTTCTACACACTGCCATTCCTATGAGAGAGAGGTGGTCCTCTGCAGGCAGCTTGGGCCTGGATACTACCTCCTTATTCCTAGCACCTACCAGCCAGGAGCCGAGGCCCACTTCCTCATCcgggtcttttcctcctctccCACATCACTCAG TGCCCTAAAAAGCCCAGCACCCTCACTGCCACTGACGGCGGATGGCGAGTGGGAGACCAGTTACTTCCGTGGCTTGTGGGTAAAGGGAAggacagcaggaggaagcaggAACTTCCAGTCATACTGGCAGAACCCCTGCTTCCCTTTTGCAGTGTGTGATGAGCCAGCACTGACATCTGGAGTTAGTGTCAGGATTACCCTGCACCAGAGCCGCCCTGACACTGATTTACATCCCATTGGCTTCCATGTTTACAAG GTACTACATTCTGGATCAGAGCAGACAGGTGCCAAAGATGAGGACCCTGTGGCCAGTTGCACCCCACACTGTTACTCCCAGGATATCAGTCTGGCCTGCTCTCTTCCTCCTGGATCTTACACCATAGTGCCGTCCACTTATCAGCCAGACTGCTCAGCAAACTTCACAATCAGCCTGGCTCGCAGAATACACAG GAAAGTGGTGAAAAGTCAGGAGACGCTCGGGCGTGCCATTCACGAG GTCTCTCACATCTCTGTGATGAAAACCTAG
- the capn10 gene encoding calpain-10 isoform X1 — protein sequence MKEACSGAALFEDRDFPTADSSLFSDCSTPIARLHGEITWQRPQDICQSPALFPTNTDLAHAKQGLLGDCWFLCACTFLLQNQHLLNKVLSPGQPQWGSSKYRGSFQFLFWQHGHWTEVTIDDRLPCMNSSLCFSCCHSPSAFWVALLEKAYAKLRGSYEQLWAGQVSEALVDLTGGVAERWNLMGFGLKKEERRVEQDSDKVIRKKLDLNLLCCVKEECALSCSTHNTPGGLGELDQHHALTVMEWLDLRKVTGSEARLLRIRNPWGRCCWAGAWTWSGVGWSSLDPVCAAELQARTAEGEFWLDEAEFTSQFDDITVGYPISKDGHLKSVYTGTLLTHNHQLASRWIKGYSAGGSRNTSSYSSNPKFWLKVCEGGEVLVSLLQHRKHRNGEKYAQTAFEDSSNTKHQHYQAIALHMWKVEKKRFNLSRLLNKPPCASTHCHSYEREVVLCRQLGPGYYLLIPSTYQPGAEAHFLIRVFSSSPTSLSALKSPAPSLPLTADGEWETSYFRGLWVKGRTAGGSRNFQSYWQNPCFPFAVCDEPALTSGVSVRITLHQSRPDTDLHPIGFHVYKVLHSGSEQTGAKDEDPVASCTPHCYSQDISLACSLPPGSYTIVPSTYQPDCSANFTISLARRIHRKVVKSQETLGRAIHEVSHISVMKT from the exons ATGAAAGAAGCGTGTTCAGGTGCAGCTTTGTTTGAGGACCGGGACTTTCCCACTGCAGACTCCTCCCTTTTCTCCGACTGCTCCACACCCATCGCTCGGCTGCACGGAGAAATCACATGGCAGCGTCCGCAG GATATCTGCCAGTCACCAGCTCTCTTCCCCACCAACACTGACCTGGCTCATGCTAAACAAGGTCTGTTGGGAGACTGCTGGTTCCTCTGTGCGTGCACCTTCCTGCTCCAGAACCAGCACCTTTTAAACAAG GTGTTGTCCCCTGGCCAGCCCCAGTGGGGTAGCAGCAAGTACAGGGGCTCCTTTCAGTTTCTCTTCTGGCAGCACGGCCACTGGACAGAGGTGACTATCGATGACCGTCTCCCCTGCATGAATTCCTCTCTCTGCTTCTCATGCTGCCACTCCCCCTCTGCCTTCTGGGTTGCATTGTTGGAGAAGGCCTATGCCAA GCTTCGTGGTTCATATGAGCAACTGTGGGCCGGGCAGGTGTCGGAGGCTCTTGTGGACCTTACTGGTGGTGTCGCCGAGCGCTGGAATCTGATGGGGTTTGGTTTAAAGAAGGAAGAACGACGAGTAGAACAGGACAGCGATAAAGTCATAAGGAAAAAGCTGGATCTGAACCTTCTGTGCTGTGTGAAAGAAGAGTGTGCACTGAGCTGCTCCACCCACAACACCCCTGGAG GACTCGGTGAGCTGGATCAGCACCACGCTCTGACTGTGATGGAGTGGTTGGACTTAAGGAAAGTGACAGGGAGTGAAGCGCGGCTGCTCAGGATCAGAAATCCATGGGGACGATGCTGCTGGGCAGGTGCTTGGACGTGGAG TGGTGTTGGTTGGAGTTCCCTCGACCCAGTTTGTGCTGCAGAACTACAAGCCCGAACAGCAGAGGGTGAATTCTGGTTAGATGAGGCTGAGTTTACGTCCCAGTTTGATGACATCACAGTGGGATATCCTATTAGCAAAGATGGACACTTGAAGAGCGTTTACACAG GAACCCTTCTCACACACAACCATCAGCTGGCCAGCCGGTGGATTAAAGGCTACTCTGCTGGTGGAAGTCGAAACACCAGCAGCTACAGCAGCAATCCCAAGTTTTGGCTCAAAGTGTGCGAGGGAGGCGAGGTCCTCGTATCCTTGCTGCAGCATCGAAAACACAGAAACGGAGAAAAATACGCACAAACGGCCTTTGAGGACAGCAGTAACACAAAGCACCAGCATTACCAAGCTATTGCTCTACATATGTGGAAG GTGGAAAAGAAGCGTTTTAATCTGAGCCGGCTGTTAAACAAGCCGCCTTGTGCTTCTACACACTGCCATTCCTATGAGAGAGAGGTGGTCCTCTGCAGGCAGCTTGGGCCTGGATACTACCTCCTTATTCCTAGCACCTACCAGCCAGGAGCCGAGGCCCACTTCCTCATCcgggtcttttcctcctctccCACATCACTCAG TGCCCTAAAAAGCCCAGCACCCTCACTGCCACTGACGGCGGATGGCGAGTGGGAGACCAGTTACTTCCGTGGCTTGTGGGTAAAGGGAAggacagcaggaggaagcaggAACTTCCAGTCATACTGGCAGAACCCCTGCTTCCCTTTTGCAGTGTGTGATGAGCCAGCACTGACATCTGGAGTTAGTGTCAGGATTACCCTGCACCAGAGCCGCCCTGACACTGATTTACATCCCATTGGCTTCCATGTTTACAAG GTACTACATTCTGGATCAGAGCAGACAGGTGCCAAAGATGAGGACCCTGTGGCCAGTTGCACCCCACACTGTTACTCCCAGGATATCAGTCTGGCCTGCTCTCTTCCTCCTGGATCTTACACCATAGTGCCGTCCACTTATCAGCCAGACTGCTCAGCAAACTTCACAATCAGCCTGGCTCGCAGAATACACAG GAAAGTGGTGAAAAGTCAGGAGACGCTCGGGCGTGCCATTCACGAG GTCTCTCACATCTCTGTGATGAAAACCTAG
- the eif4e2 gene encoding eukaryotic translation initiation factor 4E type 2 isoform X3, producing MNNKFDALKDDDSGDHEQDQGSPKDSEKEKPEEEEKEQIIIKKKMVVPGPGEHPLQYNYTFWYSRRTPGRPASTQSYEQNIKQIGSFASVEQFWRFYSHMIRPGDLTGHSDFHLFKEGIKPMWEDDANKMGGKWIIRLRKGLASRCWENLILAMLGEQFMVGEEICGAVVSVRFQEDIISIWNKTASDQGTTARIRDTLRRVLNLPPNTIMEYKTHTDSIKYSMGRLPWSGEC from the exons atgaacaacaAATTTGATGC GCTGAAAGACGATGACAGTGGAGATCACGAGCAGGATCAAGGCTCACCGAAAGACAGTGAAAAGGAAAAACCTGAAGAAGAGGAAAAGGAACAGATcattataaagaaaaaa ATGGTGGTTCCAGGGCCAGGAGAGCATCCCCTTCAATACAACTACACGTTCTGGTACTCAAGACGTACCCCAGGGAGACCAGCCAGCACTCAGAGCTACGAGCAGAACATCAAACAGATCGGCAGCTTCGCTTCG GTGGAGCAGTTTTGGCGTTTCTATAGCCACATGATCCGGCCTGGTGACCTCACAGGTCACAGTGACTTCCACCTGTTTAAGGAAGGCATTAAGCCCATGTGGGAG gatGATGCCAATAAAATGGGTGGGAAGTGGATCATCCGCCTAAGGAAAGGCCTGGCATCTCGATGTTGGGAGAACCTGATCCTGGCCATGCTAGGGGAGCAGTTCATGGTAGGAGAGGAGATCTGTGGGGCTGTTGTGTCGGTACGCTTCCAG gAGGACATTATATCCATCTGGAACAAAACGGCAAGCGACCAGGGAACGACAGCCCGTATCAGAGACACGTTGCGCCGAGTCCTCAACCTGCCGCCCAACACCATCATGGAGTACAAGACACATACTGACAGCATTAAGTAT agcATGGGAAGACTTCCATGGTCTGGTGAATGCTAG
- the LOC124870532 gene encoding C-C motif chemokine 20-like yields MISIKVTVMAVTLLILCVLSTNTQAASFPCCRRYMFGKLRFSDIKGFSVQNDIEHCSISAIIFHTKNGKKCFNPALEWVIDYVRQIEYMAQKVHQNARN; encoded by the exons ATGATATCAATCAAAGTCACTGTGATGGCAGTGACACTTCTTATTCTCTGTGTCCTATCAACAAACACACAAGCAG CTTCTTTTCCTTGCTGTCGAAGATACATGTTTGGCAAACTCAGATTTTCAGACATCAAGGGCTTCTCGGTGCAGAATGACATTGAACATTGTTCGATCAGTGCCATCAT TTTCCACACAAAGAATGGCAAAAAATGTTTCAACCCAGCTCTGGAATGGGTGATCGACTACGTCAGACAAATAGA ATATATGGCACAAAAAGTTCATCAGAATGCAAGGAATTAA
- the eif4e2 gene encoding eukaryotic translation initiation factor 4E type 2 isoform X2, with product MNNKFDALKDDDSGDHEQDQGSPKDSEKEKPEEEEKEQIIIKKKMVVPGPGEHPLQYNYTFWYSRRTPGRPASTQSYEQNIKQIGSFASVEQFWRFYSHMIRPGDLTGHSDFHLFKEGIKPMWEDDANKMGGKWIIRLRKGLASRCWENLILAMLGEQFMVGEEICGAVVSVRFQEDIISIWNKTASDQGTTARIRDTLRRVLNLPPNTIMEYKTHTDSIKAWEDFHGLVNASGGR from the exons atgaacaacaAATTTGATGC GCTGAAAGACGATGACAGTGGAGATCACGAGCAGGATCAAGGCTCACCGAAAGACAGTGAAAAGGAAAAACCTGAAGAAGAGGAAAAGGAACAGATcattataaagaaaaaa ATGGTGGTTCCAGGGCCAGGAGAGCATCCCCTTCAATACAACTACACGTTCTGGTACTCAAGACGTACCCCAGGGAGACCAGCCAGCACTCAGAGCTACGAGCAGAACATCAAACAGATCGGCAGCTTCGCTTCG GTGGAGCAGTTTTGGCGTTTCTATAGCCACATGATCCGGCCTGGTGACCTCACAGGTCACAGTGACTTCCACCTGTTTAAGGAAGGCATTAAGCCCATGTGGGAG gatGATGCCAATAAAATGGGTGGGAAGTGGATCATCCGCCTAAGGAAAGGCCTGGCATCTCGATGTTGGGAGAACCTGATCCTGGCCATGCTAGGGGAGCAGTTCATGGTAGGAGAGGAGATCTGTGGGGCTGTTGTGTCGGTACGCTTCCAG gAGGACATTATATCCATCTGGAACAAAACGGCAAGCGACCAGGGAACGACAGCCCGTATCAGAGACACGTTGCGCCGAGTCCTCAACCTGCCGCCCAACACCATCATGGAGTACAAGACACATACTGACAGCATTAA agcATGGGAAGACTTCCATGGTCTGGTGAATGCTAGCGGTGGACGTTAG